The following proteins are co-located in the bacterium genome:
- a CDS encoding glycosyltransferase: MGRPRRTALFYIPYTAVGGSHHSLLGFIEGLPPGWRPVVVYNEENPAFRKLYEGRGVECRRLEAPGILHVRGLRRPWRLARDLYRTVRGLRRIIKKERAALLYGESFIGRLLAGLAVVGLPTAALGYIRMCRDAGLADRLAYALADAYVVISETVLRAAVPWALLRPHKLFKIFNGVRLDRFRPGPPDAGLKKRLGLNGHPTIGYYGRFAPFKCPDTLLESVALLRGRGHTQVRLLLVGEPQEDAYPGFASKLEAIIAREGLGGAVVRAGFVADVRDYVRAADIVAVPSDLEPFGRAVIEAMALERPVVGGNNGGIPEIATDGVDALLVPPRDPVALADALERLLDDPALAGRLAEAGRRTVERRFDMRRNQEKLRALVELLVRRRAGYSA, translated from the coding sequence ATGGGCCGTCCGCGGCGAACCGCCCTTTTCTACATCCCCTACACCGCCGTCGGCGGCAGCCACCACAGCCTCCTGGGCTTCATCGAGGGGCTCCCCCCAGGCTGGCGGCCGGTGGTCGTGTACAACGAAGAGAATCCCGCGTTCAGGAAGCTCTACGAGGGCCGCGGGGTGGAGTGCCGTCGGCTGGAGGCTCCGGGGATTCTCCACGTCCGCGGTCTCCGGCGGCCCTGGCGCCTGGCGCGGGACCTTTATAGAACCGTGCGGGGCCTGCGGCGGATTATCAAAAAGGAGCGGGCCGCGCTCCTCTACGGCGAATCCTTCATCGGGCGGCTGCTGGCCGGGCTCGCCGTCGTGGGGCTGCCCACCGCGGCGCTGGGCTACATCCGCATGTGCCGCGATGCGGGGCTCGCGGACCGGCTGGCCTACGCCCTGGCGGACGCCTACGTGGTCATCTCGGAAACGGTCCTGCGGGCGGCGGTGCCCTGGGCGCTCCTGCGGCCGCACAAGCTCTTCAAAATATTCAACGGCGTGCGGCTGGATAGATTCCGACCGGGCCCCCCGGACGCCGGGCTGAAAAAACGCCTCGGGCTGAACGGCCATCCCACCATCGGCTACTACGGCCGCTTCGCCCCGTTCAAGTGCCCCGACACGCTCCTGGAATCGGTGGCCCTCCTGCGCGGACGCGGACATACACAAGTGCGCCTGTTGCTGGTCGGGGAGCCCCAGGAGGACGCCTACCCCGGCTTCGCGTCGAAGTTGGAGGCAATCATCGCGCGGGAGGGGCTCGGCGGGGCCGTGGTGCGCGCCGGTTTCGTCGCTGACGTGCGGGATTACGTCCGGGCGGCGGACATCGTCGCCGTGCCCAGCGACCTGGAGCCCTTCGGCCGGGCGGTCATCGAGGCGATGGCGCTCGAGCGGCCCGTGGTGGGCGGGAACAACGGGGGGATACCGGAAATAGCGACCGACGGCGTGGACGCGCTCCTGGTGCCGCCTCGGGACCCCGTCGCCCTGGCCGACGCCCTCGAACGGCTCCTCGACGACCCGGCGCTGGCGGGGAGGCTGGCCGAGGCCGGCCGGCGGACGGTGGAGCGGCGCTTCGACATGCGCCGCAACCAGGAAAAGCTGCGGGCGCTGGTGGAGCTCCTGGTCCGGCGCCGGGCGGGTTATTCGGCGTAG
- a CDS encoding TlpA disulfide reductase family protein, whose translation MRKLLTIAVLLALIAATAVGAEALRKAPLFQLDDVNGDAVKLSTYIGEKVVVLDFWAVGCAPCLAVMPHMESIWQTYGDDGLQVIGISEDLPRNVSSVKAKAKEVGVTYTIVLDKNAAALTAYQGGDAGIPFIVVIDLDGNIYQTFRRIQPGDEDKIETAIREALGLE comes from the coding sequence ATGCGGAAACTGCTTACTATCGCCGTGCTCCTCGCCCTGATCGCGGCCACCGCCGTCGGCGCCGAGGCCCTGCGCAAGGCCCCCCTCTTTCAGCTCGACGACGTGAACGGCGATGCGGTCAAGCTCTCGACCTACATCGGCGAAAAAGTGGTCGTCCTCGACTTCTGGGCCGTGGGCTGCGCCCCCTGCCTGGCCGTCATGCCCCACATGGAGAGCATATGGCAGACGTACGGGGACGATGGGCTCCAGGTCATCGGCATCTCCGAGGACCTTCCCCGCAACGTCTCCAGCGTGAAGGCCAAGGCGAAGGAGGTCGGGGTCACCTACACCATCGTTCTGGACAAGAACGCCGCGGCGCTCACCGCCTACCAGGGCGGCGACGCCGGCATCCCCTTCATCGTCGTCATAGACCTCGACGGCAACATCTACCAGACCTTCCGCCGCATCCAGCCCGGCGACGAGGACAAGATTGAGACGGCGATCCGCGAGGCGCTGGGGCTGGAGTAG
- a CDS encoding DUF6029 family protein — protein MHIPAILATLILVVPALAQEPEEGDAPEGGEPEVPPVGIIGLDTDPGVSIQVTNTAVYRLHDYALVNGGMDKIYGLQSFEDDLTATFGVGNFYLAGTLRFWQPRYDNFAGERVYEADLFKWYAGYRSEEAEGYYGTIYTTFGRGLTLHLYDDPVFEDVDKFIQGFYGRLDLGWISATALAGRGSYDSDPITVRTDDVRGFEISVNPFLPWIEVGGSVVSMDQHLGDDFFTGEAVRKRLFMPAAHLSVTTDYADLYAEYARSDGYEFSGLDFVPYSGSAVYASAVGYLGRNSLLIEYKNYDHFYNPWNAPPEVSFSGKPLESTHVGVDEEGYLARLTVSPFMGLSVSGGYCDAWDSDRERERPEYGGEVRWDAWPWHVVGGVWLHDESYEVGDTGTDAYYLYERAELWPDLEASYTFENGHSLALHFRFETIDTHEVPGRDPETERNEENPQGALTYNWPEYFSATLSAQYAMGDPRLNETRNYWLAGEVTVLLGPDPDLTFYYGNQRGGLVCSGGVCREELPFDGLKITLESRI, from the coding sequence GTGCATATCCCGGCCATCCTTGCCACCCTCATCCTCGTCGTCCCCGCCCTGGCCCAGGAGCCGGAGGAGGGAGACGCCCCCGAGGGTGGGGAGCCGGAGGTCCCGCCGGTGGGCATCATCGGCCTGGACACCGACCCCGGCGTCTCGATCCAGGTGACCAATACCGCCGTGTACCGGCTGCACGACTACGCCCTAGTCAACGGCGGGATGGACAAGATTTACGGCCTGCAGAGCTTCGAGGACGACCTGACGGCCACCTTCGGGGTGGGGAATTTCTACCTGGCGGGTACGCTGCGGTTCTGGCAGCCGCGCTACGACAACTTCGCCGGGGAGCGGGTGTACGAGGCCGACCTGTTCAAGTGGTACGCGGGCTACCGGAGCGAGGAGGCGGAGGGTTACTACGGGACGATCTACACGACCTTCGGCCGCGGGTTGACCCTGCACCTCTACGACGACCCGGTTTTCGAGGACGTGGACAAGTTCATCCAGGGCTTCTACGGGCGGCTGGACCTGGGCTGGATTTCCGCCACGGCCCTGGCCGGACGGGGCTCGTACGACTCCGACCCCATCACCGTCCGGACCGACGACGTGCGCGGCTTCGAGATTTCCGTGAACCCCTTCCTGCCCTGGATCGAGGTGGGCGGGAGCGTCGTCTCCATGGACCAGCACCTGGGCGACGACTTCTTCACCGGGGAGGCCGTCCGCAAGCGGCTCTTCATGCCGGCGGCCCACCTCTCCGTCACCACGGACTACGCCGACCTCTACGCCGAGTACGCCCGGAGCGACGGTTACGAGTTCTCCGGCCTCGATTTCGTGCCCTACTCCGGCAGTGCCGTTTACGCCTCGGCGGTGGGCTACCTGGGGCGCAACTCCCTCCTCATCGAGTACAAGAACTACGACCACTTCTACAACCCGTGGAACGCGCCGCCCGAGGTGAGCTTCTCCGGCAAGCCGCTGGAATCCACCCACGTCGGGGTTGACGAGGAAGGATACCTGGCGCGGCTGACCGTATCCCCGTTCATGGGCCTTTCGGTCTCGGGCGGCTACTGCGACGCGTGGGATTCGGACCGTGAGCGGGAGCGGCCCGAGTACGGCGGCGAAGTCCGCTGGGACGCCTGGCCCTGGCACGTCGTCGGCGGGGTCTGGCTCCACGACGAGAGCTACGAGGTCGGCGACACCGGCACCGACGCCTACTACCTCTACGAGCGCGCCGAGCTCTGGCCCGACCTCGAGGCCTCCTACACCTTCGAAAACGGCCACTCCCTGGCACTGCACTTCCGCTTCGAGACCATTGACACCCACGAGGTGCCGGGGAGAGACCCGGAGACCGAGAGGAACGAAGAGAACCCGCAAGGGGCGCTGACCTACAACTGGCCGGAGTACTTCTCCGCCACGCTGTCGGCCCAGTATGCGATGGGTGACCCGCGGCTGAACGAGACGCGGAACTACTGGCTCGCGGGGGAGGTCACGGTACTCCTGGGCCCCGACCCCGACCTGACGTTCTACTACGGTAACCAGCGCGGGGGGCTGGTGTGCTCGGGGGGGGTGTGCCGGGAGGAACTGCCCTTCGACGGGCTGAAAATCACGTTGGAGAGCCGCATCTGA